Proteins encoded by one window of Thermococcus sp. Bubb.Bath:
- a CDS encoding cytochrome ubiquinol oxidase subunit I — translation MDPVLLSRIQFALTAGYHWLFVPASIGMGFMVFLLWTMAAITNEEQWHKAAKFFSKWLGVFFVLGVPTGIVMEFEFGANWANYSTFVGSIFGPPLMLEGLFAFALESTFLGVLLFGMDRLPRVISWISAFFVSLGSALSGLWILIANSWQQTPSAYIVRNTPLGPRAELTNFMKAVFNPILVSEYTHTINAGIITGAYIVVAVGAYYLLKKRHVQVARSAVAIGIVVLAISSVIQLYPTGHEEGRVVAQYQPTKLAADEGLYHTTVGAPMVVFGIVDEKNQEIKYAIEIPKMLSWLAFGNWNAKVLGLHDAAEYVWYQQVLNNPNYANEKVKKEVVDSIMKAYGINPNDPNANQKMVQVLEKSVPVAFMFYAYRVMVGLGTLFILIGGLGVLLLLLGKLYDARWFLKVLVVTVPLPWLASEAGWFTHEVGRQPWMVWGMVTVKNGVSQNISTASVLTTLIGFVVVYTILFYIWLYFVKKLIKEGPEPVEGDPTAKPAPAVSAAGGGQ, via the coding sequence ATGGACCCCGTACTGCTGTCCAGAATTCAGTTCGCCCTTACCGCCGGCTACCACTGGCTGTTCGTACCGGCGAGTATAGGGATGGGATTCATGGTGTTTCTACTCTGGACAATGGCAGCGATAACCAACGAGGAGCAGTGGCATAAGGCTGCAAAGTTCTTCAGCAAGTGGCTCGGAGTGTTCTTCGTGCTCGGTGTCCCAACTGGAATCGTCATGGAGTTCGAGTTTGGAGCGAACTGGGCCAACTACTCAACCTTCGTCGGCTCAATCTTCGGGCCGCCGCTGATGCTCGAGGGGCTCTTCGCCTTCGCGCTGGAGTCAACGTTCCTCGGCGTTCTCCTCTTCGGCATGGACAGGCTTCCAAGAGTCATCAGCTGGATTTCGGCCTTCTTTGTTTCCCTTGGCTCGGCGCTCTCAGGCCTGTGGATCCTCATAGCCAACAGCTGGCAGCAGACCCCAAGCGCGTACATCGTTAGGAACACTCCCCTTGGACCGAGGGCTGAGCTCACCAACTTCATGAAGGCCGTCTTTAACCCGATCCTCGTTAGCGAGTACACCCACACCATCAACGCAGGCATAATCACCGGTGCGTACATAGTTGTAGCGGTCGGTGCTTATTATCTCCTCAAGAAGAGGCACGTTCAGGTTGCAAGGAGTGCAGTTGCTATCGGAATAGTCGTCCTAGCCATAAGCTCGGTAATACAGCTCTACCCAACGGGCCACGAGGAGGGTAGGGTTGTAGCCCAGTACCAGCCGACGAAGTTGGCCGCGGACGAGGGTCTCTACCACACGACCGTCGGTGCACCCATGGTGGTCTTCGGAATCGTCGACGAAAAGAACCAAGAGATAAAGTACGCAATAGAGATTCCAAAGATGTTAAGCTGGCTCGCCTTTGGTAACTGGAACGCAAAGGTTCTCGGACTGCACGACGCAGCGGAATACGTCTGGTATCAGCAGGTCTTGAACAACCCGAACTACGCCAACGAGAAGGTAAAGAAGGAGGTCGTTGACAGCATAATGAAAGCCTACGGCATCAACCCGAACGACCCGAACGCCAACCAGAAGATGGTTCAGGTTCTTGAGAAGAGCGTACCCGTTGCCTTCATGTTCTACGCCTACCGTGTTATGGTCGGCCTCGGAACGCTCTTCATCCTGATAGGCGGCCTTGGAGTGCTTCTACTTCTCCTCGGCAAACTCTACGACGCCAGATGGTTCCTCAAGGTGCTCGTGGTTACGGTACCCCTTCCCTGGCTTGCAAGCGAGGCAGGGTGGTTCACTCACGAGGTCGGAAGGCAGCCCTGGATGGTCTGGGGAATGGTCACAGTCAAAAATGGTGTTTCACAGAATATCTCCACGGCGAGTGTCTTAACAACCCTCATAGGATTTGTAGTGGTCTACACGATACTGTTCTACATCTGGCTCTACTTCGTCAAGAAGCTCATCAAGGAGGGGCCCGAACCGGTTGAGGGCGACCCTACCGCCAAACCTGCCCCAGCCGTTAGCGCCGCGGGAGGTGGTCAGTGA
- the cydB gene encoding cytochrome d ubiquinol oxidase subunit II: MDYATAWFYFSAFLLGMYLAFDGFDLGLGSLLPFVKNQKDRDLLVNTMAPVWDGNEVWFISWGAGLFAMWPALYAVLFSTFYLAVWFLAFMFVFRAVSFEFRTKYKKTWDYLFATVSALIALVLGVIVGNLIEGIPIDASGFHGSLLTLFRPFPLIVGLFVLFAVMWHGANWAVYKTTGKLQEQMRRYALSFWVLTVIFLLLTVVGMKIWAPLRFQRALTPGGLTLTLIILIAALLDGYLIKKGAEKAAFYISWLAFPLVVYLVYYSMYPYWIISTTDPNFKLSIHALAASPLTLQAVLGVSVVLAIIIMSYTLYVYKMFGGKATEAEGYY, from the coding sequence ATGGACTACGCGACTGCCTGGTTTTACTTTTCAGCCTTCCTGCTTGGAATGTACTTAGCGTTCGACGGCTTCGACCTCGGGCTTGGAAGCCTGCTTCCATTCGTTAAGAACCAGAAAGACAGGGACTTACTTGTGAACACGATGGCCCCGGTATGGGACGGCAATGAGGTGTGGTTCATCAGCTGGGGAGCTGGGCTGTTCGCAATGTGGCCGGCCCTCTACGCAGTCCTCTTCAGCACCTTCTACCTCGCGGTCTGGTTCCTGGCGTTCATGTTCGTCTTTAGGGCGGTTAGCTTTGAGTTCAGGACGAAGTACAAGAAGACCTGGGACTACCTCTTCGCCACGGTGAGCGCGCTGATAGCCTTAGTCCTCGGCGTAATCGTCGGCAACCTCATCGAGGGGATACCCATTGACGCCAGCGGCTTCCATGGCTCCCTTCTGACACTGTTCAGGCCGTTCCCGCTAATAGTCGGTCTCTTCGTGCTCTTTGCGGTGATGTGGCACGGGGCCAACTGGGCGGTCTACAAAACCACCGGGAAGCTCCAAGAGCAGATGAGAAGGTATGCACTCAGCTTCTGGGTCCTCACGGTGATCTTCCTCCTACTGACCGTGGTCGGCATGAAGATATGGGCTCCACTCCGCTTCCAGAGGGCACTGACTCCAGGAGGATTGACACTGACCCTGATAATCCTCATAGCGGCACTGCTCGATGGCTATCTCATCAAGAAGGGCGCGGAGAAGGCGGCGTTCTACATCAGCTGGCTCGCCTTCCCTCTCGTAGTCTATCTCGTCTACTACAGCATGTACCCCTACTGGATCATCTCTACCACCGACCCGAACTTCAAGCTCAGTATACACGCCCTTGCTGCATCCCCGCTGACGCTCCAGGCAGTCCTCGGAGTTTCAGTAGTGCTGGCAATAATCATCATGAGCTACACCCTCTACGTTTACAAGATGTTCGGCGGGAAGGCCACAGAAGCGGAAGGCTACTACTGA
- a CDS encoding ABC transporter substrate-binding protein yields MKWKAFLVIGVLLFSVFAAGCVSNSGSTEKTTSATPKEITVQDLVGRTVTVKVPVQRAVILSTSALEIAQLLNASNQVVGITGDAKADAFLSPSLKNKTVVGRMLQVTDWEEVLALKPDLMVDLYLKKFYNVDEFLNKSASYGIPVIMLREDRLNDIPKAVELLGKVFGKEEKASEFEKYFNEQVSEVKKIAEKIPAGERKKVVMIQPIMGKYYVVNGNDVLAQAVRLVGADYMANFTFNGYTPVRVPLDEEKIITQFKNADVVILLTSAVTPYDKVEALKNEMLNDEAWKGIKAVSEGNVIILRADMGRNSFLRWSPRMAVGIWVIGRAIYPNYYPNWEEKAVEFTKKFYPFLS; encoded by the coding sequence ATGAAGTGGAAGGCATTTTTGGTAATCGGGGTTTTGCTGTTTTCGGTCTTTGCGGCAGGATGTGTGAGCAACTCGGGAAGCACTGAGAAAACCACGTCAGCAACGCCAAAGGAGATAACCGTCCAGGACCTCGTAGGGAGGACCGTTACGGTCAAGGTTCCGGTTCAGAGGGCAGTGATACTCTCAACGTCAGCCCTTGAGATAGCCCAGCTACTCAACGCAAGCAACCAAGTGGTTGGAATTACAGGAGACGCCAAGGCCGACGCTTTCCTGAGTCCGAGCCTTAAGAACAAGACTGTTGTTGGAAGAATGCTCCAAGTTACCGACTGGGAGGAAGTCCTGGCCTTAAAGCCGGACCTCATGGTGGACCTTTACCTCAAGAAGTTCTACAACGTTGACGAGTTCCTGAACAAGTCGGCCAGCTATGGAATCCCCGTCATAATGCTCCGCGAGGACAGGCTTAACGACATTCCCAAAGCTGTTGAACTGCTTGGAAAGGTCTTCGGCAAGGAGGAAAAGGCGAGTGAGTTTGAGAAGTACTTCAACGAGCAGGTAAGCGAGGTTAAGAAGATCGCCGAGAAGATACCCGCCGGCGAGAGGAAGAAAGTGGTAATGATACAGCCGATAATGGGCAAGTACTACGTGGTAAACGGCAACGACGTTCTGGCCCAGGCAGTGAGGCTGGTCGGCGCTGATTACATGGCCAACTTCACCTTCAACGGCTACACGCCTGTCAGAGTTCCACTCGATGAAGAGAAGATCATAACCCAGTTCAAGAACGCCGATGTGGTCATTTTGCTCACGAGCGCTGTAACACCCTATGACAAGGTTGAGGCCCTTAAGAACGAGATGCTGAATGACGAGGCGTGGAAGGGCATAAAGGCCGTCAGCGAGGGCAACGTGATAATCCTGAGGGCTGACATGGGCAGGAATTCATTCCTCCGGTGGAGCCCGCGCATGGCAGTGGGAATCTGGGTGATAGGAAGGGCCATCTACCCGAACTACTATCCGAACTGGGAGGAGAAGGCAGTGGAGTTCACAAAGAAGTTCTACCCCTTCCTTTCCTGA
- a CDS encoding DUF1641 domain-containing protein, with protein sequence MSEINFTPEEIAAVKELVGVAVALKQSGTLGLLKAMAENGDHLLETISEETELLRVVAVGNAALEPVRELETDEVIEVEWNTEELVRALLKALAKTDPKEAPKVGMTAVFGYLRDEDVQKGLGFLLTLAKNLGAAMNGKL encoded by the coding sequence ATGAGCGAAATCAATTTCACTCCTGAAGAGATAGCGGCCGTTAAAGAGCTCGTTGGAGTCGCTGTTGCGCTCAAACAGAGCGGAACCCTTGGCCTGCTCAAGGCGATGGCCGAGAACGGAGACCACCTTCTTGAGACAATATCCGAGGAGACGGAACTCCTGAGGGTTGTGGCCGTTGGGAACGCAGCCCTTGAGCCCGTCAGGGAGCTTGAAACAGATGAGGTCATCGAGGTAGAGTGGAACACCGAGGAGCTCGTCAGGGCGCTCCTCAAGGCTTTAGCGAAGACCGACCCAAAGGAGGCTCCTAAAGTCGGCATGACCGCCGTGTTTGGCTACCTCCGGGACGAGGACGTCCAGAAGGGCCTTGGTTTCCTGCTAACCCTCGCAAAGAACCTTGGCGCTGCCATGAACGGCAAGCTCTGA
- a CDS encoding TIGR04053 family radical SAM/SPASM domain-containing protein gives MHRGKSHGSWPYNGKPVLVFWETTKACQLKCKHCRAEAILQALPGELTTEEGKRLIDSLTDFGRPYPILILTGGDPLMRKDIFELIDHAVEKGIRVGLAPAVTPLLTEEMIEEIVKHGVKAVSISLDSPFPEVHDAIRGIEGTWERTVWTIREFLKRDVSIQVNTVVMRETVDGLPEMVKLLKELGVNIWEVFYLVPTGRGSFESDLKPKEWEDVTHFLYEASKHLLVRTTEGPMFRRVAIMRKALEEKGINPDDVLKPGELYFRLKKRLVELLGEGGEAKAQTMGTRDGKGIVFIAYNGNVYPSGFLPYPAGNVREKSLVEIYQNSELMRKLRSAEFKGRCGLCEFKEVCGGSRARAYAYHVDPLAEDPACPYHPGTYLKLASQLGITLPIGTFGEEKPI, from the coding sequence ATGCACCGAGGTAAATCTCACGGCTCCTGGCCTTACAATGGAAAGCCAGTCCTCGTCTTCTGGGAGACGACGAAGGCATGCCAGCTCAAGTGCAAGCACTGCCGAGCTGAAGCTATCCTCCAGGCCCTTCCTGGCGAGCTGACAACAGAGGAAGGAAAGAGACTCATAGACTCGCTCACTGATTTTGGAAGACCTTATCCAATACTCATTCTGACAGGCGGCGACCCGCTCATGAGGAAGGACATCTTCGAGTTGATAGACCACGCGGTGGAAAAGGGAATTAGAGTAGGCCTCGCTCCAGCAGTTACACCCCTTCTCACCGAGGAGATGATAGAGGAGATAGTCAAGCACGGTGTTAAGGCCGTCAGTATAAGCCTAGACAGCCCGTTTCCTGAGGTTCACGACGCCATAAGGGGCATCGAGGGGACCTGGGAGAGGACTGTCTGGACCATAAGGGAGTTCCTGAAGAGAGATGTGAGCATTCAGGTGAACACGGTAGTTATGCGCGAGACCGTTGATGGCCTTCCGGAGATGGTAAAACTCCTCAAAGAGCTCGGCGTGAACATCTGGGAGGTCTTCTACCTCGTTCCAACAGGCAGGGGGAGCTTTGAGAGCGACTTGAAACCTAAGGAGTGGGAGGACGTTACCCACTTCCTCTACGAGGCATCTAAACACCTCCTCGTGAGGACAACCGAGGGCCCGATGTTCAGAAGGGTTGCTATAATGAGGAAGGCCCTTGAGGAGAAGGGAATAAACCCGGACGATGTTCTCAAGCCGGGGGAGCTCTACTTCAGGCTCAAGAAGAGATTAGTTGAGCTCCTTGGCGAAGGAGGGGAAGCCAAGGCACAGACGATGGGAACGAGGGACGGCAAGGGCATAGTCTTCATAGCCTACAACGGCAACGTTTACCCGAGCGGCTTCCTGCCCTACCCAGCTGGAAACGTGAGGGAGAAGAGCCTCGTCGAAATCTACCAGAACTCCGAGCTCATGAGAAAACTCCGCTCGGCCGAGTTCAAGGGAAGGTGCGGCCTCTGCGAGTTTAAAGAGGTCTGCGGGGGGAGCAGGGCAAGGGCTTATGCATACCACGTTGACCCGCTCGCCGAAGACCCCGCCTGTCCGTATCATCCCGGAACTTACCTCAAGCTCGCCTCTCAGCTTGGGATAACCCTTCCAATAGGAACCTTTGGTGAAGAAAAGCCGATTTGA
- a CDS encoding polyprenyl synthetase family protein produces the protein MESLDAKMLELLEGSVELAQKVSEYVIKSGGKRIRPRIALAVSKGLGLDEKDTLDLAASIELIHTASLIHDDIVDLAEKRRNNPTVVMRWGPELAVLSGDFLFIRALRVIASKRLEMVDYVAKVVEDMVKAEILQEAVRGTVHLDVETYYKIIDGKTGRLFGASFALPAYYLEKLFWRELDRAGTLVGRAFQIVDDVLDYFPGTGKDRFKDLLNGKTTLPLILYTERYGSSLVEKALREPTEDNLLELFERMKNAGVFREAVGIARDFVDESLRKVSSLPFESEEVVKLVSGYFERVFAKFENLSS, from the coding sequence ATGGAGTCACTCGATGCAAAGATGCTCGAACTCCTCGAAGGAAGTGTTGAACTGGCCCAGAAGGTCAGCGAATACGTAATAAAGAGTGGTGGAAAGAGGATAAGGCCGAGAATAGCCCTGGCCGTCTCAAAGGGTCTCGGCCTCGATGAGAAGGACACCCTCGACCTGGCCGCTTCGATAGAGCTCATCCACACGGCAAGTCTCATCCACGACGACATAGTAGACCTGGCCGAGAAGAGGAGGAACAACCCAACCGTTGTGATGCGCTGGGGGCCGGAGCTTGCCGTTCTGAGCGGCGACTTCCTCTTCATAAGGGCCCTCCGCGTTATAGCTTCCAAAAGGCTTGAGATGGTTGATTACGTTGCCAAAGTCGTTGAGGACATGGTGAAGGCGGAGATACTGCAAGAGGCAGTTAGGGGAACCGTCCACCTCGATGTTGAGACTTACTACAAAATCATCGACGGAAAGACGGGAAGGCTCTTCGGCGCTTCCTTTGCTCTCCCGGCATACTATCTTGAAAAACTCTTCTGGAGGGAGCTTGACAGGGCTGGGACGCTCGTGGGGAGGGCCTTCCAGATAGTTGACGACGTTTTGGACTACTTTCCAGGAACGGGGAAGGATCGCTTCAAGGACCTTTTGAACGGAAAAACGACGCTCCCGCTCATCCTCTACACGGAGAGGTACGGCTCGTCCCTCGTTGAGAAGGCGCTCAGAGAGCCTACTGAGGATAACCTCCTTGAGCTGTTTGAGAGGATGAAGAATGCAGGGGTCTTCAGGGAAGCCGTCGGGATCGCCAGGGATTTTGTAGATGAATCCCTGAGAAAAGTCTCGTCCCTTCCTTTTGAGTCTGAGGAGGTTGTCAAGCTTGTCTCGGGCTACTTTGAGAGGGTTTTTGCAAAGTTTGAAAACCTCTCGTCTTAG
- the hemH gene encoding ferrochelatase, translated as MRVLFTYMGAPTTPDEIEDFIFRFLYDIRHHIGLDVPGARVIIRGIAKARAKTVKSHYAVMSGKSPLVDYMREIAERVSERTGHEIELGMCYSRPLLEELQGPFDLVFPMYHVYSSSTTERCLVKIQELFGEVPYVREWHEDEKFIRWVRENIRAGLRESGFQDPYVILSVHSLPKRVIDEGDPYLKSHQKLAKTIMDAFDLPWEIAFQSKFGKGEWLGPEVPEVLRRLKEERVEEVLVYPLSFIVENVETLYELDVEYKEVADELGLKYYRAKLNHRDPLLIEAISEVIENASG; from the coding sequence GTGAGGGTTCTCTTCACATACATGGGAGCGCCAACAACTCCCGATGAAATCGAGGACTTCATCTTCCGCTTTCTCTACGATATAAGGCACCACATAGGCCTCGACGTTCCCGGGGCGAGGGTGATAATCAGGGGAATAGCGAAGGCCAGGGCAAAAACCGTTAAGTCCCACTACGCCGTGATGAGTGGGAAGAGCCCCCTCGTTGACTACATGCGCGAGATAGCCGAAAGGGTGAGCGAGAGAACCGGTCATGAGATAGAGCTCGGCATGTGCTACTCAAGGCCCCTCCTTGAGGAGCTTCAAGGACCTTTCGATTTGGTCTTCCCGATGTACCATGTTTACTCGAGCTCAACAACCGAGCGCTGTCTCGTCAAAATCCAAGAGCTTTTTGGAGAAGTCCCCTACGTTAGGGAGTGGCACGAGGATGAGAAGTTCATCAGGTGGGTCAGAGAGAATATACGGGCCGGTCTCAGGGAGAGCGGCTTTCAGGATCCTTACGTCATTCTTAGTGTTCACAGTCTTCCAAAGAGGGTCATAGACGAGGGCGACCCCTACCTCAAGAGCCATCAGAAGCTCGCGAAAACCATTATGGATGCCTTTGACCTTCCCTGGGAAATAGCCTTCCAGAGCAAGTTCGGTAAGGGTGAGTGGCTTGGCCCGGAGGTTCCTGAAGTCCTGAGGAGGCTGAAGGAAGAGAGAGTTGAAGAGGTTCTCGTCTACCCGCTCAGCTTCATAGTTGAGAACGTTGAGACTCTCTACGAGCTCGACGTTGAGTATAAAGAGGTTGCCGACGAGCTCGGTTTGAAGTATTACCGTGCCAAGCTGAACCACCGTGATCCTCTGCTAATCGAGGCAATCTCGGAGGTGATTGAGAATGCATCCGGTTAA
- a CDS encoding NAD(P)/FAD-dependent oxidoreductase, giving the protein MAKVLILGGGTAGLVAGRYITEEAKRLGIDVDVTMVTASERHYMPPLFMEVALGSAAPQETWAPIKNAEKVYGFKVDIDRVIDIDLANRGVKTESGKVYDYDYLFLGLGVEYVWDKYKGMNEYGYHNYTLEGALELHEKLSRFNGGKVVIYTPEGPHRCGIYPYEMSLNLRMYFEHRGIENVEITVVHPDKEPAIGLGPDLIRFFTREMDKANVKFIHNDGHVEITPDKVVTKNAELEYDLLIKIPPIKIPKLMEFMASDKDPRWARINGPDFRYPGYDEVYIVSEASMPPLGLLTAGVPLHNAAVVASTSILHQIHGGYPVAEYAPTLCLGHGYNTGFSGNCEYEWKGDKYKRQCYLLFKSPLVRLMKDSFYRGWLDSMRV; this is encoded by the coding sequence ATGGCGAAGGTTTTGATACTCGGCGGGGGAACCGCCGGACTGGTCGCCGGAAGATACATAACGGAGGAAGCTAAGAGGCTTGGCATTGATGTTGACGTGACGATGGTTACCGCGAGCGAGAGGCACTACATGCCGCCGCTCTTCATGGAGGTGGCCTTAGGTTCAGCCGCTCCGCAGGAAACGTGGGCGCCGATAAAAAACGCCGAGAAAGTCTACGGTTTCAAAGTTGACATCGACAGGGTTATTGATATAGACTTGGCGAATAGGGGGGTGAAGACCGAGAGCGGGAAGGTCTACGACTACGACTACCTGTTCCTCGGCCTTGGTGTGGAGTACGTCTGGGACAAGTACAAGGGCATGAACGAGTACGGATACCACAACTACACCCTCGAGGGAGCCCTTGAGCTCCATGAGAAGCTCTCCCGGTTCAATGGGGGAAAGGTGGTCATCTACACCCCGGAAGGGCCGCACCGCTGTGGAATTTACCCCTACGAGATGAGCCTCAACCTCAGGATGTACTTCGAGCACAGGGGCATAGAAAACGTTGAGATAACCGTCGTCCACCCGGACAAGGAGCCTGCCATCGGACTTGGGCCAGATTTGATAAGGTTCTTCACGAGGGAGATGGATAAGGCTAACGTGAAGTTCATCCACAACGATGGCCATGTCGAGATAACGCCCGATAAAGTTGTTACCAAGAACGCCGAGCTTGAGTACGACCTGCTCATAAAGATACCACCGATAAAGATACCGAAGCTAATGGAGTTCATGGCCAGCGATAAGGACCCGAGGTGGGCAAGGATTAATGGGCCTGACTTCCGCTATCCCGGCTATGATGAAGTTTACATCGTCAGCGAGGCCAGCATGCCGCCGCTTGGGCTCTTGACTGCAGGAGTTCCGCTACACAACGCGGCTGTCGTTGCCTCCACGAGTATACTCCATCAGATACACGGAGGTTATCCTGTTGCTGAATACGCTCCAACTCTATGTCTCGGTCACGGATACAACACCGGTTTCTCCGGCAACTGTGAGTACGAGTGGAAGGGAGACAAATACAAGCGCCAGTGCTACCTGCTCTTCAAGAGTCCGCTCGTGAGACTGATGAAGGATTCCTTCTATAGAGGCTGGCTCGACAGCATGAGGGTGTGA
- a CDS encoding DUF3887 domain-containing protein, with the protein MRKALAIFLFILVVLSPVLAGPPSQGDEFMGKFIEAINTGNYSLIKPYMSDELKAQFTEDYFQNLRELTLRNYGKLKGFTYEGNETQDDLLRLKYTVETEKGSFPVLLVYHKGKLVGLALGVVPEPNPLGMVAAMGGALIALVGVYLLRKKLSFPELALGSGLALVLSIILPFYSLTGTLLLPRVVATPVVSLLSALTIEVGKYYLAKNRDGLSLGLGLGIGQFVLLAIGTFVATNFIMKLPVSFTGNVLPLFLEAVIFTVFYALSTEVYSKRRDLMPFAVFTAFEFLSLYSLGLGSVYGSLTIALAGVAVAWKLGGE; encoded by the coding sequence ATGAGGAAAGCTCTTGCAATCTTTCTTTTCATACTCGTAGTTTTATCGCCCGTTCTTGCAGGGCCTCCATCCCAGGGAGACGAGTTCATGGGGAAGTTTATTGAGGCTATCAACACAGGGAATTACTCCCTGATAAAACCATATATGAGCGACGAGCTGAAGGCCCAGTTCACTGAGGATTATTTCCAGAACCTCCGGGAACTCACACTGAGGAACTATGGAAAGCTAAAAGGATTCACCTACGAGGGCAACGAGACTCAGGACGACCTTCTTCGGCTGAAGTATACGGTCGAGACCGAAAAGGGTTCTTTCCCTGTTCTCCTCGTGTACCACAAGGGTAAGCTCGTCGGCCTTGCCCTTGGAGTCGTGCCGGAGCCCAATCCTCTAGGTATGGTTGCGGCAATGGGCGGAGCGCTAATCGCTTTGGTTGGGGTTTACCTATTGAGGAAAAAGTTGAGCTTTCCGGAGCTTGCGCTTGGTTCCGGGCTGGCGTTAGTCCTCTCCATAATCCTGCCGTTTTACTCCCTGACCGGGACGCTCCTCCTACCGAGGGTGGTGGCAACCCCGGTGGTTTCTCTCCTAAGTGCGCTGACCATCGAGGTCGGGAAGTACTATCTGGCGAAGAACAGGGACGGTCTATCTTTAGGCCTCGGCCTTGGCATCGGCCAGTTCGTTCTCCTGGCCATTGGGACGTTCGTTGCCACAAACTTCATCATGAAGCTCCCGGTTTCGTTCACAGGCAACGTTTTGCCGCTATTCCTTGAGGCAGTTATCTTCACGGTCTTCTACGCCCTGAGCACCGAGGTCTACTCAAAGAGGAGGGACTTGATGCCCTTTGCAGTTTTTACGGCATTTGAGTTCCTCTCCCTTTACTCCCTCGGTCTCGGGAGTGTATACGGTTCACTGACAATAGCTCTAGCGGGAGTGGCAGTAGCGTGGAAGCTCGGAGGTGAGTGA
- a CDS encoding ABC transporter substrate-binding protein, whose product MRAVIFPASLVEIAKLVGAGGRVVGVNEEIGLDYCLPDFRDRPVVGKYLQREKLTYWDVLEELKPDVIMDFEIDTLYSIDELKAFAERHNAKLALFDIVKVEDLFQITQKIASLLGGDPSALLEFYRRHLERIGEIASGVEERRKVVMLYRGINVVTQTNVLSDAVEKTGAEYMAKLPTHRKVVPVPFEEFVKRFSEADVFILLTSVLTNEEKLREIRDEMLDSSEWRKVKAVDAGEVHILGSAIDRKGFMRWSPRIIPGIYQLGRVIYPDHYPEWGSIAKELYRLCGVEK is encoded by the coding sequence TTGAGGGCGGTAATCTTTCCTGCGTCGCTCGTAGAGATAGCAAAGCTGGTCGGTGCCGGGGGCAGGGTTGTCGGCGTCAACGAGGAGATAGGGCTCGACTACTGCCTCCCAGACTTCCGGGACAGGCCCGTAGTTGGCAAGTACCTCCAAAGGGAGAAGCTGACATACTGGGACGTCCTTGAGGAGCTAAAGCCAGATGTCATAATGGACTTCGAGATAGACACACTATACAGCATTGATGAGCTCAAGGCCTTCGCCGAGAGACACAATGCAAAATTAGCGCTCTTCGACATCGTTAAGGTGGAGGACCTCTTTCAAATAACCCAGAAGATTGCCAGCCTGCTCGGAGGAGACCCTTCGGCGCTCCTCGAATTCTACAGGAGACACCTTGAAAGGATCGGAGAAATCGCCAGTGGAGTTGAAGAGAGGAGAAAGGTAGTGATGCTCTACCGCGGGATAAACGTCGTGACCCAGACCAACGTCCTCAGCGATGCAGTTGAGAAGACGGGGGCAGAGTATATGGCGAAGCTCCCGACACACAGGAAGGTGGTTCCAGTCCCATTCGAAGAGTTCGTAAAGCGCTTTAGCGAGGCTGACGTTTTCATCCTGCTCACCAGCGTCCTGACGAATGAAGAGAAGCTGAGGGAAATCAGGGATGAAATGCTCGACTCAAGCGAGTGGAGGAAGGTAAAGGCCGTAGATGCTGGAGAAGTTCACATCCTGGGCTCGGCGATAGACAGAAAGGGCTTTATGCGCTGGAGTCCAAGGATAATACCCGGGATATATCAGCTCGGAAGGGTCATCTATCCTGACCACTATCCAGAATGGGGATCTATCGCCAAGGAACTCTACAGGCTCTGCGGGGTAGAGAAATGA